The window GAGAACGCGGCAAGCGGCTCATAGACGCGCAGGTACGCCGCTGGAGAGACGACAGGCACCGTTCTAACCCCCCTCCGGGCCGATCCGCCGACGCGAGGCTATCCCGTAGAACGAGGGCGCGAAGCGCCCCATCGCCAGACTCTCCGCGCCCGACGGCCATGGTCCTCAGCTCGACGGGGCACCGGACACGATCCACCCAGGGATCCGGCCGGCGATCCGGCCGGCGGCCCGGGCCCAGCGGCCCGAGCCCATGCGTTCAGGGGTCGACGCGGCCCGGCTGGTGGCGGCGGTCGCACGGCGCCGACGGCCGGCACCGCGCCGTAGGGTTCGGCCATGACAAAGGTGTCTGCGTCCGCGTCGAACCTGGTCGAGGGGACGGGGGTCAGCTCCTCGGTCTTCGACGCCGGCGCCGAGCACGAACAGGTGGTCTTCTGCTCCGACCCGACCTCCGGGCTGCGCGCGATCATCGCCATCTACTCGACCGCGCTCGGCCCAGCGCTCGGCGGCACCAGGTTCCACCCCTACCCGGACGAGTCCGCGGCGCTAGCCGACGCCCTGGCGCTGTCCAGGGCGATGGCCTACAAGGCAGCCTGCGCCGGCCTCGACCTCGGCGGCGGCAAGGCGGTCATCATCGGTGACCCGGCCAGGGACTCCTCCGAGGCGCTGCTGCGCTCCTACGGACGGTTCGTCGCCTCTCTCGGCGGCCGCTACATCACCGCCTGCGACGTCGGCACCTACCCGACGGACATGGACATCGTCGCCCGCGAGGCCCGGTGGGTCGTCGGCCGCTCGCCGGCGCACGGCGGGTCCGGGGACTCGGGAGTGATGACGGCCTACGGCGTCTTCGAGGGCATGCGGGCCTGCGCCGCGCGTCTGTGGGGCAGCCCGAGCCTCGGCGGCCGGACGGTGGCGGTCAGCGGCGTCGGGAAGGTAGGCGCCCGACTCGTCGGGCATCTGCTGGAGGACGGGGCGAAGGTGATCGCTTCCGACGTCAACCCGGCGGCGTTGGCCCGTCTGCACGACGTGCATCCTCAGGTCGAGATCGTGGATCATCCGGACGCGTTGATCGGCGTGCCCGCCGACGTCTACTCCCCGTGCGCGCTCGGCGGCGCGCTCACCGAGGCGACCGTGGGCCGGCTACGCGCCCGGGTGGTCTGTGGCGGGGCCAACAACCAGCTGGCCCACCCCGGCATCGACAAGCTGCTCGCCGAGGCCGGGATCCTCTACGCCCCGGACTTCGTCGTGAACGCCGGCGGCCTGATCCAGGTCGCCGACGAGATCGAGGGTTACCGGCCGGAGCGAACCAAGGCCGCCGTGGCCCGGATCTTCACGACGACTCAGGACGTCTTTGAGCTGGCCGACGCTGAGGGACAGACCCCGGGCGCCGCGGCCGTGACGCTCGCCGAGCGCCGGATCGCGCGGATTGGCCGTCTACGGCGCATCCTGCTTCCCTAGCCACCCGGACCCAGCCGGGAGCACATCGGGCGAAACAGGCAGGTCGGGCGCGGAGAGTCCGACCCGCGAGGCGCGAACGGTGCGCTCAGCACGCCTTCGAGTGACCGCCGCTGACAACTGTCGGGTTGGCGTGCCGACCGGCCCACGATCCCTGTAGTCTCGGTAGGCACGAGACAGTTAGAGCACCGGGGCGGGTCCCCGTCGTCATGTTCGAGGGGGTCGAGCCATGGGGCGCGGCCGAGCGAAGGCCAAGCAGACGAAAGTCGCCCGCGAGCTCAAGTACAACTCGCCGTCGATGGATCTGGACCGGCTCAAGGCGGATCTGGGCGTCTCTGGATCGACCACTCGGGACACCACCGAGGAAGACGATCCGTACACGGATGACGAGGACGACTACAGCTCGTACCTCGACGAGGACGATTAGTCTGGTTCGCTCCGTGCGGGCTGTGTTGCTGGTTCGCTCCGTCCGGGCGGCGCGCTCCGGCCCCGTACTCACGACCTCCGAAATCGGCTTCGCCGATTCCGCAGGGACCCCGTCGCTCCCACGGGACCTCCGCGCGCCGTCCTCCTCCGCTCACGGGCGCTGCGGCGACCTCGCGGAGGCCCAGCCCCGTTCGCTTCGCTCCGGGGCCGGGCCTCCGCGAGGCGCGCCTCCGCGCCGCACGGTCGCCCGCCGCTGAACGTCACCAAACCAAGACCAACCCGATCTGGGGCCTTGCGGCGCCACTTCGCATCGCTCGTGGCTGGGCCTTCGCGCCAGCTCGGGCACGACACGCTCGGACGATGCGAGGTTGGCGTACCTGACGGTGTGAGGTAGGCCTACCTATGGGTGGTCGCCGGTGAGGCGGGCGGTAAGCCCATCCACAGCGGGCTCGGTGCCCTTGCTGTTGTCCGCTTCGGTGACGTGGCCGGCTAGCCAGGCGGGGACACCGCGGGTCGCGAGGACAGCCAGGGCGTCGTCCACGGCCGCCGGCGCCACGACCGCGACCATGCCGATGCCCTGGTTGAAGGTGCTCTCCATCTCCTCCCGGGCCACCGGGCCGCGTTCCGCGAGCAGCGCGAAGATCGGCGGGGGCGTCCAGGTGGACCGGTCGAGCGTGGCCAGCAGGCCCGCCGGGATCACCCGGGCGAGGTTCGCGGCGAGCCCGCCGCCGGTGATGTGCGCGAACGCGTGGACGTCGGTCGCCGCGGCGAGCGCCAGGCAGTCCTTCGCGTAGATCCGGGTCGGTGTGAGAAGCGCGGCACCGAGGGTGGTGCCGAGCGCCGGCTCCTCGCGCCGCAGCACCGCCTGGCCGTCCGGGCCGATCCCCCCTGGGAACTCCGGCTCCACGCGGCCGAACAGCACGTGGCGCACCAGCGAGAACCCGTTCGAGTGCACCCCCGACGACGCCATCGCGATCAGCGCGTCCCCGGGCCGGACCCGCTCGGGCCCCAGGACGTCGTCCGCCTCGACGACGCCGATCCCGGTCGCGGCCAGGTCGTAGTCGTCCGCGCCCATCAGGCCGGGATGCTCCGCGGTCTCCCCGCCGACGAGCGCGCAGCCGGCCTGCTCGCAGCCGGTCGCCACCCCGGAGACCAACAGCGCCACCCGGTGAGGGTCGAGCGAACCGCAGGCGATGTAGTCGAGCAGGAACAGCGGCTCGGCGCCGCAGACCACCAGGTCGTCGACCACCATCGCGACGAGGTCGACGCCGACCGTGTCGTGGACGTCCAGCGCCCGCGCAATGGCGATCTTGGTGCCTACCCCGTCGGTCGACGAGGCGAGCAGGGGCTTGCGGTAACGGCTGGTGTCGAGAGCGAACAGCCCGGCGAATCCGCCCAGCGAGCCGACCACCTCGGGTCGGCTGGCCCGCGCCACATGGCCGCGCATCGCCTGGACGGCCCGCTCGCCGGCCGCGACGTCCACGCCGGCGGCCTGGTACGACGCGCCCCGCGGGGCACCACTGGCCTCGGCCCCGTGGGACGGAGCGACGCGGCCGTCGCCAGGGCTCACGGGCGCGGTCATGGCCGGACGCTCCCAGCCGGCGCGACACCGGCACCCGCGCCACCGGCACGCCCCGCCGACACCGCCGGCGCCTTCGACGCCGGCGCGGGCGAGGAGGCGTCCAGGGCGGACAGGTCCTCGATGCCCTCGAACGTGTCTATGCCGGCCAGCTCGTCGAGGTCGTCGGGCGACGGGTCCGCGCCGTTCATGCCGGCCACGACCCCGCGGCGGAACGCCTCGGCGAGCGCGGCGCTGGTGGCCTCGCCGCTACCCATCGCCTCCAGCTGGTGCTTGCCGGCCAGCCGGTCGGAGTCGGACAGCGGCACCGGGTAGATGCCGTCGAAGCATGCCCGGCACAGCTCGTCAGCCGGCTGGCGGGACGCGGCGATCAGGCCGTCGAGCGAGACGTAGGCGAGCGAGTCCGCGCCGAGCGACTCCCGCACCTGCTCCACCCCCGCCCCGCTGGCGATCAGCTCGGCCCTGGTGGCGAAGTCGATGCCGTAGAAGCAGGGCCAGCGCACCGGCGGCGAGGAGATGCGGATGTGGACCTCGGCGGCGCCGGCCTCGCGCAGCATCCGCACCAGCGCCCGCTGGGTGTTGCCGCGCACGATCGAGTCGTCGACGACGACGAGCCGGCGGCCCTCGATCACCTCGCGCAGCGGGTTCAGCTTCAGCCGGATGCCCCGCTGGCGGATCGTCTGGGACGGCTGGATGAACGTTCGCCCGACGTAGGAGTTCTTGACCAGGCCCTCGCCGAACGGAATGCCGGAGGCCTCCGCGTAGCCGACGGCGGCCGGCACACCGGACTGCGGCACCGGGATGACCAGGTCGGCGTCGACCGGCGCCTCGCGGGCGAGGGCCCGTCCGGTCTCGACCCGGGTGGCGTGCACCGAGCGGCCGGCGATCGTCGTGTCCGGGCGGGCAAGGTAGACGAACTCGAACAGGCAGCCGTGCCGGTCGGCCGGGGCGAAGCGCGCCGAGCGCGGCCCGGTCGCGTCGATGATGACCAGCTCGCCCGGCTCCACCTCGCGCACGAACGTCGCGCCCACGATGTCGAGCGCGCAGGTCTCGCTGGCCACCACCCAGGCCCCGGCTCCCGCCGCCGGGTCGGCGGCGGCCGATCGCTCGGCCCGTTCGTCGGCGCGGCTGTCGAGGCGGCCCAGCACGAGCGGATGGATGCCGTGGGTGTCACGGGCGGCGTACAGCGTCGAGGCGTCCGAGAAGACCAGCGAGAAGGCGCCGCGCAGGCGGGGCAGGATGTCCAGCGCCGCGTCCACGAGCGTCGGGCCGGCATGGCTGGCCAGCAGCGCGGTGATCAGGTCGGAGTCGGTGGTGGCGTGCATGCCGGCGTCCCGGTCGTCACCGAGTTCCTCGGCCAGTTCCATGATGTTGGTCAGGTTGCCGTTGTGCGCGAGCGCGACGCCCTCGCCGAGGCGGGCGGTGCGGTAGGACGGCTGGGCGTTCTCCCAGGTGGACGAGCCGGTGGTCGAGTACCGGGTGTGCCCGACGGCCATGTGCCCGGACAGGCTCGACAGCGTCCGCTCGTCGAACACCTGGGCGACCAGCCCCAGCTCCTTGAACACCACGATCGCGCGGCCGTCCGCGACGGCCATGCCGGCCGCCTCCTGGCCGCGGTGCTGCAGGGCATACAGGCCGTAGTAGGTGAGGTTCGCGACGTCCTCGCCGGGCGCCCAGACCCCGAACACCCCGCAGGCGTCCTGGGGGCCGGCGGCGTCGCGCAGCTCGAGCTCCCAATCCCTGTCGACACGGTCCCGGTCGACACCGGCCCGGGCGGCCGGGCCGGGCAGGCGGCCGGCGGACTGACAGGGACCGGCCGAACAGTGATCACCGGAACCGGAAGCGGCGACTGTCCCCTTGGTCATGGCACCAGGTCTCCTTGCGTGTCACCGTCCGGGATCCGGGCTCGTCCCCGGGCTGACAGAACGGGCGGGCCCGCCAGGCCGCCCGCGCGGGAGCCAGTACGCCAACCCGCCGTAATCGAGATATGGACGGACCGTCCCACCATGAACGCGCCGTCGGCAGCCACTGTCTTCCACGCTAACAGGAGGCGGGTTAGTGGGCATTTCGCTTCGGACCTACCCGTGAGCAGTACCACCACGCGCCCACGCCCGTTCGGTCCACCGAGCGGACGGACGGTCGCCCGAGAGCCGAACGGGGCGAGAGGAGACGGGTGGCTGGTCGCCGGGCGGCTGGATGGGCTACAGGAGCGGGAAGTAGGGACGCAGGTCCGAACGCTCGCCGCTGGCCGTGAGGCGGCCGTCGGCCAGGGCCGCCGACCAGTCCAACCGACCTGCGGCCACCGCGACGAAGGCGACCGGGTCGGCCTCGACGACGTTCGGCGGGGTGCCACGGGTGTGTCTGGGTCCCTCGACCACCTGCGCCGCGGCGAACGGCGGCACCCGGACCTCGACCGACCGGCCGGGCGCCCGCGCGGCGAGCAGATCGACGAGCGTGCGCGTCACGATGCGCAGCGCGTCCCGGTCCGGCGCGAGCCCCAGGTCCAGGCCGTGCACGACTCCCTCGACGCACCGGGTCGCGACGAAGTCACCCAGCCGCACCGGCCCGCCGGGCGAGGTCACCACCTGGTCCCAGGCCGCCGGCCCGCCGGGCTGCCCGGTGGTCGCCGCCGCGAGGGCGCCGCGCGACGCGGCCACCGCCGTCCGCAGCAGCGAGCGCAGCTCGCTCGGGGACAGGCCCGCGGCGTCCGAGCGGGCGGTGTCCGCGATCGTCTCGGCACGGCCACCGACCCCGCCCAGGTACTCGACGGCGTTCGCCGCGCCGACGTCGCCCGCGCGGGCCTCGCCCCGGCCGGCGCCGGCCGCGCCAGCGGCGTCGGTGTCGGCCGTCTGGGTGGGCGACGCGTCGATGAGCGCATGCGCCAGCGCCCCACCAGACCGGGCGCAGTGCGCCACCAGGTCGGCCGTCGTCCAGCCGGACAACGCGCTGGCGGCGGCGAAATCCTCGTCACCCAACGCATCGACGCCGGACACGACCAGGTCCCACTGCTGGATGAAGGCCTCCACCAGTCGAGAGTCGTCCGGCCGCCGTGCGCCCGCTCGTCCAACCACTACTGTCACCTCCGCCGCACCCGACCGGCACAGATGTCCAGCCTAATTCGCGCCAGACCTGGACCGAGGCCGCACAGCGACGGACGGCCACCCACCGCCCAGCCGGCCAGCCGTTTCAGGCGGTGGCGAAGATAGAGCAGTGGAAGCGACGCATCTGGACGCGGCCGATGAGCCGGCGGTTGGTTCCGCCACACCGGCGGAGCCGACCGGCGATCCGTTCGGGACGGCGGCAATCCGTGGGCGGGTGCTCGATGCCTGGGCGGCCTCGCCTGCCCGGTTCCGAGAGGACGCCAACGCCGAGGAGGACGCGGCGCTCGGCGCCTACCGTGACCGCCTCGTCGTCGAGCTGCTGCAGAACGCGGTGGACGCCGCCGCGGCGGCCGGGGTCGCCGGCCGGGTGCTGGTCCGGCTCGCGGGCGACCGGGTGGAGGTCGCGAACACCGGCGCGCCGCTGACCGCCGCCGGCGTGGAGGCACTCAGCACGTTGCGCGCCTCGGCCAAGCGGGACGTCGGCGCCGTCGGCCGGTTCGGCGCCGGGTTCGCCGCGGTGCTCGCCGTCAGCGACGAGCCGTCGATCGTCTCGCGCGACCCGGCCCTGGCCTCGGCCGCGGCCGGCGTGCGCTGGTCCAAGGAGTCGACGGTCGCCGCCGTCCACGAGATCGGCGCCGCGGGGCTGCGCGCCGAGCTCGGCCGTCGCGACGGCGCGGCGCCCATCCTGCGGCTGCCGTTCGCCGCGGCGCGGGAGCAGCCACCGCCGGACGGCTATGACACGATCATCCGTCTCCCGCTGCGCGACGCCGAGGCCGCCGCGACCGCCCGGGAGCTGCTGGCCGGCTTCGACCCCACCCTGCTGCTGGTCCTGCCTGGCCTCGCCGAGGTCATCCTCGACCTGGACGGTGACGTCCAGACACACACCTGCCACTGGGAGTACACCGCGGGTGACGAGTCGGCCGACGAGCCGCCAGCGGCGATGGCCGCCCCCCGCCACGGCGACCCGGCCGACCCCGCGGACGTCCCGCTGGACGCCGCGCTGGAGATCGCGCTGCTCGATGGGGAGCGCTGGCGCGGCTGCGTGCGCCGGGGCACGATCCCGGCGGCGCTGCTCGCGGACAGACCCGTCGAGGAGCGGGCGAGGACCGGCTACGCGGCCCGCGCGATGGTTCGCGACGGGGCCTGGCCGGCGGGGATCCCCAAGGTGGTCCGCGCGCCGCAGCCGACCGACGAGCCCCTGTCGCTGCCGGTGCTGGCCAGCGTCGAACTGCCGTTGGAGCCCTCCCGCCGGCACACGGTCGCCGGGCCGCTGCGCGACTGGCTGACCGACCGTCTGGCCGAGGCGGTCGTCGCCCTGGCCGTCCACCTGGGTACCGCCGGTCCGGCCGGCGCGGGCGACCCCGCCGCGCCCACTCCGGACGGCGACGGCGACGGCCGGGACGAGGACCTGTTCGCGGCGTTCGCGTCGGCGGGCCCGGTGCCCGTCACCGAGCGCCGGCTCGCGCCGGCCGACGCGGATCCGCTGGTCCCGCCGGACCCGCTGGCGGCACTGGAGCTGGTGCCGTCCGGGCTGCCCGCCGGCCCGGTGGACGGCCGGCTGCGCGACGCCGTCGCGCGGATGCTGCCCGAGGTGGGGATCATGCCGGGCGGCCGGCTCGGCCGCGAGTGTGTCGTCTGCGACCTGGGCCCGGCCACGGACGCCGTCACCGCCCTGCTCTCCGCCGCGGGCAGCGGCGCCGTGACCGACCACGGCGCCGCCTCCGACCCGGACCTCGTCGACGCGGAGTTCGACGCCGGCGCCGTCCTCGAGACCGAAGGTCCCGGGGCGGAGGCCGGGGACTCCCACGAGGGCCCGGTCCCGGGGCTGCTGCCGGCGCGCTACGGCGCCCGGCACTGGCGGCGCGCCCTGGACGCGCTGGGCGTGCGCCGGCTCGACAGCGCCGGCCTCGTGGAGGTGCTGGCGGGCGTGCGCCGGCCGCCGGCCTGGTGGTCGTCCCTGTACGCCGCCCTGATCACCGCGCCGGACCGCGACGCCCTCGGCGCCCTGCCGGTGCCGGTCGCGACGGCGGCCGGCGACGACGCGGCGGGCGCGGGGCCGGCGCTGCGGGTGCGGATGGTCACCGGGCCGCGCGGGGTGCTGCTGCCGACCGAGGGTCTGGACGTGCTGGCGCTCGCCGCGTCCGGGCTGCCGTTGCGGGTCGTGCACCCGGACGCCTGTGTCGGCGTCGCCAGGGACGCGCTGCGCACCCTGGGCGCGGTCGAGGGCACCCCGGCCGGCGTGCTGCGCGACCCGGCCGTGCACGAGGCGGTCGTCGACTCCGACCCGGACGACGACCCCGAGGAGCTGCTGGCGCTGGCCACGGCCGTGCTCGCGCTGGTCCGCGACGCGGATCTGTCCCCAGCGGAGACGGCCGCCGGGCTCGACTGGCTCGGCGAGCTGCTCCTGCCGGACATCGAGGGCGAGTTCGCCGCGTCGGCCGAGCTGCTGATCGCGGACGGCCCGCTGGACCGCCTCGTCGCCGGTGACACGCCGTTCGGCATCCTGGCGCCGGAGGTCACCGACGCCTGGCCGGCGAGCGTGCTGGAGGCCGTCGGCGTGCTGCGCACGTTCGGGGTTCTCTACGCGAGCGACGTGACGCTCGACCCGGACGAGCCCGTGCTGCTCGACCTCGACGACAGCGACACCTGGGTCGACGAGGCGGCCGAGTCGCCCGCGCTCGCGCCGGCCAGGGCCACGGCGGCCCGCGCCGGCGGCCTTGGCGCTCCGATGGTGCTGTCCAGCTTCGCCGCCGTGCGTGACCTGGAGCTGGTGGACCCGGCGGCCTGGCCGGAGGCGCTCGCCGAGCTCGCCCAGCCGCCGCTGCGCGACGTCGTGCTCGGCGAGGAGCCCTCGTACACCCGCTGGTGGCTCGCCCGGCACGCCCTGCTGCCCGTCGCGAGCGGGCGGGACGCCGGCGGCGGCGCGGCCGCGGACGATGGCGCCGACGAGTACGGCGAGGACCTCGAGGACGACTACGACCGGGACCGCGACGACCGAGAGGCTTTCG of the Pseudofrankia saprophytica genome contains:
- a CDS encoding sterol carrier family protein, which codes for MEAFIQQWDLVVSGVDALGDEDFAAASALSGWTTADLVAHCARSGGALAHALIDASPTQTADTDAAGAAGAGRGEARAGDVGAANAVEYLGGVGGRAETIADTARSDAAGLSPSELRSLLRTAVAASRGALAAATTGQPGGPAAWDQVVTSPGGPVRLGDFVATRCVEGVVHGLDLGLAPDRDALRIVTRTLVDLLAARAPGRSVEVRVPPFAAAQVVEGPRHTRGTPPNVVEADPVAFVAVAAGRLDWSAALADGRLTASGERSDLRPYFPLL
- a CDS encoding Glu/Leu/Phe/Val family dehydrogenase, with the protein product MTKVSASASNLVEGTGVSSSVFDAGAEHEQVVFCSDPTSGLRAIIAIYSTALGPALGGTRFHPYPDESAALADALALSRAMAYKAACAGLDLGGGKAVIIGDPARDSSEALLRSYGRFVASLGGRYITACDVGTYPTDMDIVAREARWVVGRSPAHGGSGDSGVMTAYGVFEGMRACAARLWGSPSLGGRTVAVSGVGKVGARLVGHLLEDGAKVIASDVNPAALARLHDVHPQVEIVDHPDALIGVPADVYSPCALGGALTEATVGRLRARVVCGGANNQLAHPGIDKLLAEAGILYAPDFVVNAGGLIQVADEIEGYRPERTKAAVARIFTTTQDVFELADAEGQTPGAAAVTLAERRIARIGRLRRILLP
- a CDS encoding DUF3073 domain-containing protein, with the translated sequence MGRGRAKAKQTKVARELKYNSPSMDLDRLKADLGVSGSTTRDTTEEDDPYTDDEDDYSSYLDEDD
- a CDS encoding sacsin N-terminal ATP-binding-like domain-containing protein translates to MEATHLDAADEPAVGSATPAEPTGDPFGTAAIRGRVLDAWAASPARFREDANAEEDAALGAYRDRLVVELLQNAVDAAAAAGVAGRVLVRLAGDRVEVANTGAPLTAAGVEALSTLRASAKRDVGAVGRFGAGFAAVLAVSDEPSIVSRDPALASAAAGVRWSKESTVAAVHEIGAAGLRAELGRRDGAAPILRLPFAAAREQPPPDGYDTIIRLPLRDAEAAATARELLAGFDPTLLLVLPGLAEVILDLDGDVQTHTCHWEYTAGDESADEPPAAMAAPRHGDPADPADVPLDAALEIALLDGERWRGCVRRGTIPAALLADRPVEERARTGYAARAMVRDGAWPAGIPKVVRAPQPTDEPLSLPVLASVELPLEPSRRHTVAGPLRDWLTDRLAEAVVALAVHLGTAGPAGAGDPAAPTPDGDGDGRDEDLFAAFASAGPVPVTERRLAPADADPLVPPDPLAALELVPSGLPAGPVDGRLRDAVARMLPEVGIMPGGRLGRECVVCDLGPATDAVTALLSAAGSGAVTDHGAASDPDLVDAEFDAGAVLETEGPGAEAGDSHEGPVPGLLPARYGARHWRRALDALGVRRLDSAGLVEVLAGVRRPPAWWSSLYAALITAPDRDALGALPVPVATAAGDDAAGAGPALRVRMVTGPRGVLLPTEGLDVLALAASGLPLRVVHPDACVGVARDALRTLGAVEGTPAGVLRDPAVHEAVVDSDPDDDPEELLALATAVLALVRDADLSPAETAAGLDWLGELLLPDIEGEFAASAELLIADGPLDRLVAGDTPFGILAPEVTDAWPASVLEAVGVLRTFGVLYASDVTLDPDEPVLLDLDDSDTWVDEAAESPALAPARATAARAGGLGAPMVLSSFAAVRDLELVDPAAWPEALAELAQPPLRDVVLGEEPSYTRWWLARHALLPVASGRDAGGGAAADDGADEYGEDLEDDYDRDRDDREAFGFDDGRGGVVRLPPAELRLPGADPLLAGLFAPARPLPGVDAELLRALGCRHTLDDVLGDLAGVLDLLDRLGDADRDVPWLSARALYVAAVTAATRLAAGPDGRPGGVLADGRLDPPLAVRTPLGVVPTRDAVVLDAPDLLTLLGDAAPLRVPLDRAAEVGYVLGVPLASAAADCPVLDGPYNTAERQAPDGTPYVEHARLVVADLAGRPTQTPWRVVGGIGGEIHVDAAGGPDALARGLAWRAGIWHRRHALAAALRDPDGTAFRDAEDDLDDEAIAPLWSATPR
- the purM gene encoding phosphoribosylformylglycinamidine cyclo-ligase yields the protein MTAPVSPGDGRVAPSHGAEASGAPRGASYQAAGVDVAAGERAVQAMRGHVARASRPEVVGSLGGFAGLFALDTSRYRKPLLASSTDGVGTKIAIARALDVHDTVGVDLVAMVVDDLVVCGAEPLFLLDYIACGSLDPHRVALLVSGVATGCEQAGCALVGGETAEHPGLMGADDYDLAATGIGVVEADDVLGPERVRPGDALIAMASSGVHSNGFSLVRHVLFGRVEPEFPGGIGPDGQAVLRREEPALGTTLGAALLTPTRIYAKDCLALAAATDVHAFAHITGGGLAANLARVIPAGLLATLDRSTWTPPPIFALLAERGPVAREEMESTFNQGIGMVAVVAPAAVDDALAVLATRGVPAWLAGHVTEADNSKGTEPAVDGLTARLTGDHP
- the purF gene encoding amidophosphoribosyltransferase, translated to MTKGTVAASGSGDHCSAGPCQSAGRLPGPAARAGVDRDRVDRDWELELRDAAGPQDACGVFGVWAPGEDVANLTYYGLYALQHRGQEAAGMAVADGRAIVVFKELGLVAQVFDERTLSSLSGHMAVGHTRYSTTGSSTWENAQPSYRTARLGEGVALAHNGNLTNIMELAEELGDDRDAGMHATTDSDLITALLASHAGPTLVDAALDILPRLRGAFSLVFSDASTLYAARDTHGIHPLVLGRLDSRADERAERSAAADPAAGAGAWVVASETCALDIVGATFVREVEPGELVIIDATGPRSARFAPADRHGCLFEFVYLARPDTTIAGRSVHATRVETGRALAREAPVDADLVIPVPQSGVPAAVGYAEASGIPFGEGLVKNSYVGRTFIQPSQTIRQRGIRLKLNPLREVIEGRRLVVVDDSIVRGNTQRALVRMLREAGAAEVHIRISSPPVRWPCFYGIDFATRAELIASGAGVEQVRESLGADSLAYVSLDGLIAASRQPADELCRACFDGIYPVPLSDSDRLAGKHQLEAMGSGEATSAALAEAFRRGVVAGMNGADPSPDDLDELAGIDTFEGIEDLSALDASSPAPASKAPAVSAGRAGGAGAGVAPAGSVRP